One segment of Rubripirellula amarantea DNA contains the following:
- a CDS encoding putative motility protein: protein MSAIPAPVQLALNAQTAAVYQKIDIAVMGKQLDAQRQTGDAINQMLETTVQAQKQIAQGYLDVQV, encoded by the coding sequence ATGTCCGCGATCCCAGCACCCGTTCAGCTAGCACTCAATGCCCAGACGGCAGCGGTGTATCAGAAGATCGATATCGCTGTCATGGGCAAACAGCTTGACGCTCAACGGCAAACCGGCGACGCCATCAATCAAATGCTTGAAACCACCGTCCAAGCTCAAAAGCAGATTGCTCAAGGATACTTGGACGTTCAGGTTTAG